The stretch of DNA GCCACCGCGGCCTGGTCCGAGCCGCGAGGAAGGCCGTCGACGGGGTGGCCGGGGCGAGCCGCGCGCGTGCGCACTGTGGCCAACGCCACGGCCGGCGTTCCGGCGGTGCGACCCGCGCGCACCGCGCCCGCCCGCCCGCGCCCGCCCGCCCGCGCCCCGCACCCGGCCGCATCCGCCCTTTTCGCACGTAATAAGCTCACGCCATGCTTCTTGCCCTGACGATCGCGACCGGCGCCGCCGCGCTCGCGCTCGCCGCCTGGTGCGGGCTTGCCTTCGCGCGCGATCAGTCGACGAAGGACTGGCACTTCATCGGTATGGCCGTCGTGTCGCTTCTCGCGATCGTGCAGCTCGTGGTGGGCGTCGTGCAGTTGGCGCGGGGTGAGAAGCCGGAGCAGGGCACGACGATCTTCGTGGCGTATCTGCTGGGGGCCGCGGCCTGTATCCCCGCGGCCGGTTTCATGTCCCTGACGGAACGGACCCGCTGGGGATCGATGACGGTCCTGGCCGGCGGTGTGGTGCTGGCCGTGCTCCAGGTCCGTCTCTACGACATCTGGGGTGGCTGAGATGGGCCGGCGAACAGCGGAGGGGAACGCGGTGGCGGACGCCATGGGACCGACACGACCGGGGAACGGGTCCGCGGACACCCCCGGTGAGGGCGGCACCGGCCGGAGGCGGCTGATCAGTGGCCCCGGCATCCTGCTGCTGTGGCTCTACGGCGTGATGGTGGTGGGCGCCCTGTCGCGCTCGGTCTACCAGATCGCGGCGGACTTCGGACGGGCGCCGCTCGCCTACTCGCTCTCGGCGGTCGCGGCCGTGGTGTACGCCTTCATCACGTACACCCTCGTACGCGGTGGGGAGAAGGCCCGTAGGGCCGCGGTCGTGTGCTGCGCCGCCGAGCTGGTGGGCGTACTCACCGTCGGCACGTGGACCCTCGTCGACCCGTCCGCCTTCCCGGACGCGACCGTCTGGTCGGACTACGGCATGGGCTACCTCTTCATCCCCGTGATCCTCCCCGTGACGGCGCTCTTCTGGCTGCGCGGATCGGCCCGGCGCGGCGCCGAGGCGTAGGACCCGCGGCCCGGCGGGCCACCGAGGCGTACGACCTGCGGCCTCCTGGATCTGTGGGGGCGGTGGGCCCGTGCTGTCGTCGCGGGTCCCCCCGCGAGTTCCGTTGTTCACAGGTCCTCGCGGGGCCCGCGAGCCCGACAGCACAGGCCCCAGGGGCGCGGGCGTCCGGTGCTCGGAGTCCCGGCGTGCGCCCCGTATCCCTGTCAGGCGCTGGCGACGTAGGCCACCGGTTCTGTCTCCTTGGAGAGGGTCACCAGCGTCAGCCGCTCGTCGACCCGCTGGGAGCCGACTGCCTCGTAGCCGTGCTTGCGGTAGAGCCGCAGGTTCCCGTCGCTGCGGTGGCCGGTGAAGAGCTGGAAGCGGTGCGCGGCTCCGTCGGTCGTGAGCCGCTGTTCTATCGCGTCGAGCAACCGGCCGCCGAGGCCGTGCCGCTGCATCCGCGGGTGGACGACGAGTTTGCCTATGTGCGCCGTGCCGTCGGCGTCGACCGTGGCGCGCACGGAGGCGACGACCTCTTCCCCCAGCCGCGCCACCAGGACCTGGCTCGCCGTCAGTTCGGCCTTGATGCTGTCGAGCGACTGCGTCAGCGGCTCCAGTGTGTAGTCGTTGTACAGCTCCGCCTCGCCCTGGTAGCAGAGGTACTGGAGTTTCAGTATCTTCTCGGCGTCCTGCTCGGCCGCCGCAGAGATGGTCACGCTCATGCCCATGTGTGCATGCCTCCCGCTCACCTGTCCGCCGGTGGTGTCTCCCGCACCTTTCCCCACGGTTCACCGTTCGCAACCTCGGTCGTGAGCATTCTGCGCAGGCATCCCAGACATCGGGAACGTTCCGGACCCACGCTCCCCTGTGACATTCCCAACTCGTCCGCGATCTCGCGGTAGGTGAGGTCATCGGGGGAGAACAGCGCACCTACGAGGCGGGAGCAGCGGCCCGGCAGCCGGCCCACGGCGATGCGGACGGTGCGCAGCCAATCGGCGCTGAGGGAGGGGTATTTCGGCTCGGCGGCTACCTCTGCCCCGGATTTTCCGGCGCGCCCCGCCTCACGCCGACCGCGACGCCTGGCGGCACGGACCTCGCGCCGTACCGCACGGCGCACCCAGGCGGCGGTGTCCGCGGGCGGCTGCGCGGCGGCGCGTGGGGACTCCAGCAGCCGTAGCCACACCGCTTGTTCGAGGTCGTCGGGCTCCGCCCCGGCCTCGGTCGCCTCGGCCCGCGCCTCGGCCGCCACCAGTGGGCGCAGGGCACTGATGAGGCTGATGAGGTCGTGCGGTTCCGTGATGGCCGTGATCCTCGTGATTCCCGTACTCGCCGTACTCCTCGTGATCCCCGTGTTCACCATGCTCCGGGGACGCCGACGCCCCGGCTGCGGGTTGCCGGGGCGGTCGGGTCTCACTCGTATCAGGGTGCCGAGGTGGGAGGCGTTGACGTGCGGGCTCACCGGCCGGTGCGCGCCGACTCCGTGACCCTTGGGGCGTCGGCCCCGTGTCTGTCGCCCCCTGGGGCCGGGCCTCAGTGTTTGAGGAAGTCCTCCCGGGCCAGCAGGGCGGTGTCGGTGTTGTCGGAGAAGAGGCCGTCGATACCGGTGGAGAGGTACGCCTTGAAGGCCCCGAACGCGTCGCCGTAGGCGTTCGGGTCGGTGCCGCGCCTGAAGTCGGCGGGCAGGAAGGTGTTCTCGTTGCGCATCGTGTAAGGGTGCAGGAGCAGGCCCTTGGCGTGGGCGTCCCTCACCAGCGTCGACGGCTTCCCGAGTGCGCCCGAGGCGTCGCGCGGGATGATCAGGTCGAGGGAGGGGCCGATGCCCTTGGCGTAGGAGGCGATCCACCGGAGCCCCTCGGGCTTGATCAGGTCCGCCGTGGTCCTCGGGTCGCCCGCCTGGACGAAGTCCCAGGGCCTGTCGGTGAGTCCGCCGAGCAGCACCACGCCAGGGGCGTCGACAAGCCGGTTCAGCCGCTGGATGCTGCTCGGCTCGAACGACTGGAGGAAGAGCGGGGAGTCGGCGCGGTGGCGTCCGTAGCGGCGCACCAGTTTCACCAGCCGCTCCTCCAGACCGAGGCCCAGCGCGCGGAAGTAGGTGGGGTGTTTCGTCTCCGTGTGGAGCCAGACGGGCCGGCCCCGCTTGCGGCCCTGCTCCTCCGCCCAGCGCAGCACCTCCTCGTAGGTGGGCACCTCCCAGCGGCCGTCGTAGAGGGTGTTGTGCTGGCGGACGCCGGGGATGCGTTCCTTGGCGCGCAGTGTCTTCAGCTCCGCGAGGGTGAAGTCCTCGGTGAACCAGCCGGTCAGCGAAGCGCCGTCCACCTTCTTCGTGACCTTGCGGCTCGCGAACTCCGGGTGGTCCGAGACGTCGGTGGTGGCGGTGATGTCGTTCTCGTGACGGCATACGAGATGCCCGTCCTTGGTGGGCACGAGGTCCTGCTCGATGACGTGCGCGCCCATGTCGAGCGCGAGCTGGTACGAGCCGAGGGTGTGCTCGGGACGGTAGCCGCTGGTGCCCCGGTGGGCGATGATCGTGGGCCGGGGGAGGCCGGCTCTGCCGCCGCCGTGCGCGACGGCGCTCTCGGCTCTCGCCGTTCCCGGCAGGCCCACGACGGCCGATCCCGCACCGAGCACCGCCGCGCCCAGCATGGCGCGCCTCGCCGGGCCCGTGCCCTTCGCCCCTCGCACGTCCCGCTGGTGGCCCGCCTCCGCGCGATCTCCGTCCGAGCTCTGCGTGGGCATGGAGCGCTCCTTCCGACGACCTGTCCCGCACCTGCCAATGCGGAAAGCGGGACCGATCGTAGATCCCTACGTTCGACGTACGGGAGTCCTTGGACGGAACGGCGCGTAAAAATAGGTCAACAGTACGTATCAGGTCCATGAACCCGATGTGCGCTCAGGCGGTTGCCACGAGTATCGTCCTCACCTGCACAGACCTGCCATCGACCCCCTTGACACCGGAGGGCCCCTTGTCCCGTTTCGCGTTCATCAAGGCAGTGCTCGGACCGATCATGCGCCTGATGTTCCGCCCACGGGTGGAAGGCATCGAGAACATTCCAGGGTCCGGACCTGTCATCGTGGCCGGAAACCACCTGACCTTCATCGACTCCATGATCCTTCCGATCGTCTGCAGCCGGCAGGTCGTCTTCATCGGCAAGGACGAGTACGTCACGGGCAAGGGCCTCAAGGGCAGCCTGATGGCGTGGTTCTTCACCGGGGTCGGCATGGTCCCCGTGGACAGGGACGGCGCCAATGGAGGCGTGGCCGCGCTGATGACGGGGCGCCGCATCCTGGAGGCGGGCAGGGTCTTCGCCATCTACCCGGAGGGCACCCGCTCCCCCGACGGGCGGCTCTACCGGGGCCGTACGGGTATCGCCAGGCTCACCCTCATGACGGGCGCGCCCGTGGTGCCGTTCGCCATGATCGGCACGGACAAGCTCCAGCCGGGCGGCTCCGGTCTGCCGCGCCCCGGCAAGGTCACGATCCGTTTCGGTGAGCCGATGGAGTTCTCCCGTTACGAGGGCATGGACCGCGACCGCTATGTCCTGCGCGCTGTCACGGACTCGGTGATGACAGAGGTCATGCGTCTCTCCGGTCAGGAGTACGTGGACATGTACGCCAGCAAGGCCAAGGCCGCCTGAACCCGCGCGCGGCCACCGCGCGCCCGAGCGGTCAGTGCTGGGCGGCGTCCGCTTCCTTGGCGCCGTCCTCAAGTCGCTGTCCCTTCAGCAGGAACCAGGCCGCGACCGCCGTCACCAGCAGGACGGCGGCGCCGGCCCCCGCCGCGATGCGCAGCCCGTCCACGAAGGCGTTCTGAGCCATGTCGAGCATGGTGTGCGCCAGTGGCCCTGGCAGGCCGTGCGCCGACTCGACCGCGCCACCCAGCGATTCGTGGGCCGCGGCGGCCACATCGGCGGGAACACCGGCCGGGGCGGTGAAGTCGCGGTAGACACCGGTGACGATCGAGCCGAGCAGCGCGATTCCGAGGGCCGCACCCAGTTCGTACGCCGTCTCCGAGACCGCCGAGGCCGCGCCGGCCTGTTCCTTGGGCACGCTGGAGAGGATGACGTCCGCGGTAACCGTGAACGAGAGGCCCGCGCCGACGCCCACGACCAGCAGGATGGCACCGAGCATCGGATAGCCGGTGGACTGGCTCAGGCCGATGATCGCCGCGAGGGCCGCACCGATGGCGGCGAGTCCCCCGCTGATGGTCCCTCGTACGGAGAATCTCCTGGCCACCGTCCCCGCGAGCAGCCCCGCCACCACGGAGCCGACCGCCGCGGGCAGTTCCGCGAGCCCCGCCTCCAGGGGCGCGCGCCCCTGGACGAGCTGGAGGTACTGGGAGAGGAAGAAGACGAGCCCCGCGAGGCCGAGGATGGTGAGCAGGTCGGCGAGGACCGCGCCCGAGAAGCCTCGGTTGCGGAAGAGCCGCATGTCGAGCAGGGGCGCGGGCAGGGTGAGCTGCCTGCGGACGAACCAGACGAGCGCGCCCACTCCCACGACCGCGCTCACGACGACCTGCCAGCCGATGCCGTGGGCGGCGGCCTCCTTGACCGCGTAGACGACGCCGAACATGCCGATCAGTGAGAGGCCGACGCTGATCAGGTCCCAGGGGCCGGGGCGGGGATTCTTCGACTCGGGCAGCAGTTTGATGCCGACGAGGACGAGTACGGCCATGACGGGAAGGTTGATCAGGAAGACCGATCCCCACCAGAAGTGCTCCAGCAGGAAACCGCCGACCACCGGCCCCACGGCGGTGCCGGCCGAGGCCATCGCGCCCCAGACACCGACCGCGAGACTGCGCTCGCGCGGGTCGTGGAAGATGTTGCGGATCAGCGCCAGCGTCGACGGCATGAGGGTGGCGCCCGCGACGCCGAGCAGGGCGCGGGCCAGGATCATCAGGGCCGGGCTGGTCGCGTAGGCGTTGAGCACGGAGACCGCGCCGAAGGCGACCGCGCCGGTCAGCAGCAGCTTCTTCCGCCCGATCCGGTCACCGAGGCTGCCCATGGAGACCAGCAGCCCCGCGATGACGAACGAGTAGACATCGCCGATCCACAGCAGCTGGGTGCCCGATGGCTTCAGGTCCTCGCTGATGAAGGGGGTGGCGAGACCGAGTACGGTCGCGTCCACGGCGACCAGTAGGACGGCGAGGACGAGTACGGCGAGGGCCAGCCAGCGGCCCGGCCCCCGCTCCGTCCCGGGTGCGACCGCCCGCGATTGGGTGCCGGTCATGGTTCCACGCTCCGTCGTGCGCCGCCGAGCATCAGCTCGACGATCATGTGGGTGAAGTCCTTCGCCGCGACCCGGCCGTCGACCACCGACCAGGCGCAGGTACCGATGAGTCCGTAGAGCGCCTCGGTGAGCCACGCGGGCGTCAGATCGATCCGGAAGACGCCCTCCTGCTGCCCCCTGCGGAACAGGGCGGCGAACCGGCTGTCCAGCCGGTCCCATCGCTCACGCGGCTCTCCTGGCTCGAAGAGCTGGCTCTCCGTGATCAGGAACGAGAGCAGCCCCGCCGCGGGTTCGATCCGCTCGACCAGACGGCGCAACGCCTCGTCCGCGCCCCCTTCGTCCAGTCGGGCCGCGTCCAGGGCGAGTTCGCACTCGTCGATGCCCAGCCGCTCCAGGGCGCGCACCAGGGCGTCGCGCCCGGCGAAGTGCCTGTGCAGCGTGGCGCGGCTGATCCCCGCGGCCTTGGCGACCTCGTCCATGGTGGCGCCGTATCTGCGCGTGAGTAGTTCCGCCGCGGCGCGCAGTACCTGATCGCGATCTACAGACATAAGACGAGCGTAATTCATATGAGACGTTCATGTCTCACCGGGAGGGGGTGTGAGGCCACTGACGGCGTACGGCGTACGGCCTACGAGGGCCGGGTGGAGCGGCCTGTACAGCGGGATGCTGGGCGGATGAAACCGCTGTTGCTGATCGATGTCGACGGGCCGCTGAACCCGTTCGCGGCCCCCTCGGCCCCGGCCGGTTTCACCGCCCACGAGATGCGGCCCGCGGGCTGGGGCTTCCCTTCACCCCTGCGGGTCCTGCTCGATCCCCGCCACGGCGCCGAACTGCGCGGGCTCAGCCGCTGGTACGAACCCGTGTGGGCGACCACCTGGGAGGACCGGGCCAATGCCTGGATCGGGCCGCGGCTGGGGCTGCCGTGGCTGCCGTACGTCCAGTGGCCGCCCGACGCCCTGGCCTGGGCCCCCGCGGGGACGTACTGGAAGACGCCCGCGGTGGTGGAGTACGCGGCGGGCCGCCCCTTCGCCTGGGTGGACGACGAGATCGGTGACCCCGACAGGGCCTGGGTACGCGGTCACCATCCGGGGGCCGCGCTGCTGTCGCGGATCGATCCCTCGGTGGGACTCGTGCGGGAGGACTTCGTACGGCTGGAGGAGTGGGGGCGGGCACGTCAGGGGTGAGGGGGCGGAGGGTGTGCCCTGGGAACCGCCCTCCATACGTGTGCCAGGAGAACTCCTGACCAACCAGCGACAATAGGCCTTTGAACTGCGCGTTTGGTGGCCAAGGCTGCTGCACCGAGACGTGCCGGACCGTCTCCGGGCCGTCAACCCCGCCCAGCGTGCGCAAAAGCGCGAGGCCCCAGGACGCTCCCCAGGGCCTCGCGTCCGACTTCGCGGCTAGAGGTGTGGGCCGATCAGCAGTACGGTGATCACCGCGATCTCCACGCCTTTTTCGTCCTTCTCGTTCGGCCCGTACATCCAGTAGACGCGCCAGGCCGATGCCGTCTGGTTCTCCACATAGGAGTCCCAGACTTTCCCGTTCGGCAGGTTCGGGAAGTTCTCGTACTGGTGCGAGCGCAAGCCGGGGTACCTCGGGTCCATCTGAAGGCGTCCCAGTGTGCGACGGCCGGGAGGCCTCCGTTCCCGTGGGCCGGTGTCCCGCCCGAAGCTGAGCGAGGGGCTGTTCGCCATGCTGGAGGAGGAACTGGCCAAAGGCCCCGTCGCTCACGGCTGGCCGGACCAGCGGTGGCCGCCGGCCAGGATCAAGACTTTGATCGGCCGAAGGTTCCGCAGGAGCATGACGTTGTCTGACCGCTGGGGCCACACCTGAGCCCCTTGTAGGCACGTCCACCCGGGCGCTGCCCTCGGTTCCGCTCCTGCCTACTGCCAGGGCATCGCCGAGCGCGTGCGCCAGTAGGCGTCCGGCTCCTCGGAGAGCCGCGCGAGCCTGCCGAGCCGTTCCTCGTCGAGGTCGGCGAGCGGGGCGTGCAGGTGGGAGGCGAGCTGCGCGGTGGTGGCCGCCCCCGACAGGACGACTCCGGCCCACGGGGCGCGCAGGACGAAGGCGAGGGCCACCGCGTCGGCCCCGAGGGCGCTCTCCTTTGCCACGGCCGCCAGTTCTCCGGGCGTGTCCGGGCCCGCGAGCCGCCCGTTGGCGAGCGCCTCCTTGACGATCACGGCGAGACCCGCGTCGTGCGCCTCGGCGAGCGCGGGGCCCGCTGAGGTCTCCAGGGCGTTGTACGTGGCCTGGACGGTGTGGAAGACGGGGTCCCCGTCGACGGTGACGGTGAGCGCCGCCCGGATCGCGTCGGCCTGGCGTGGGCCGCTCACCGAGAGACCCACGGTGACGCCCTGGGCGGCGAGTTCGGCGAGCCTCGCGTGCAGGGCCTTGTCGGTGAGGGCCGGGCTCTCGGGGGTCACCGAGTGGATCTGGTAGAGGTCGAGACGGTCGCCGAGCAGTTCCGCGGTCTCCGCGCGCTGCCGCTCGTAGGTGGCGAGGGCGTGGTCCTTCGCCTCGTGCACCTCCGCGTCGATGCGCCAGTCGGCGGTGTAGGTGTAGCCCCACTTGCTGCCGACCACGATGTCGTCGGCCACGTCAGGACGGGCGTCGAGCCACTGTGCGAGGAACTCCTCGGCGCGGCCGTAGGAGCGGGCCGTGTCGACATAGCGCACGCCCTGGGCGTGGGCGGCGTCCAGCAGCGCGTGGGTGCGTTCGCGCATGGCGTCGACGCCGCGGCCCTCGGGCAGGTCACGGTCGCGGCCGAGGTTGAGGTAGCCGGGCCTGCCCACGGCCGCGAGGCCCAGTCCGATCCGTGCGGTCGGTGTCGTCGCTGCGGCCAGGCGGGCGAAGGACATCACGGGCTCCCATGCGTCGGCGGATCCGGCCGCGCGTACGGCGGCGGGACCGGCCGCCGTACGGGCGGCCGGTCCCGCCAACCTAACGCGCGCCGCCGGGGGACGTCGGGCTCACCCCCGGTGCGGGCGGTCAGCCCTTCAGCGTGCGGGCCTCGGCCCATTCCCGCTGGTGGGCGACGTCCGTCTTGATGTCGGCGAGTTGTACGGCGACGGCGGACGGGGCCGTACCGCCGCGGCCGTCCCGGGAGGCGAGCGCGCCCGCGACGTTCAGCACGGAGCGGACCTCGGGGGTGAGGTGCGGGGAGATCTTCGCGAACTGCTCGTCGGTGAGCTGGTCGAGCTCGATGCCCAGCGCCTCGCACTCCTTGACGCACTCACCGGCGACCTCGTGCGCGACCCGGAAGGGAACGCCCTGCTTGACCAGCCACTCGGCGATGTCGGTGGCGAGCGAGAAGCCGGCCGGGGCCAGCGCCTCCATGCGCTCACGGTTGACGGTGAGGGTGGCCATCATGCCGGTGAAGGCGGGCAGCAGGATCTCCAGCTGGTCGCAGGAGTCGAAGACCGGCTCCTTGTCCTCCTGGAGGTCGCGGTTGTAGGCGAGCGGGAGGGCCTTGAGGGTGGTCATGAGCCCCGTCAGGTTGCCGATGAGCCGCCCCGACTTGCCGCGCGCCAGCTCGGCGATGTCCGGGTTCTTCTTCTGCGGCATGATCGATGAGCCGGTCGAGAAGGCGTCGTGCAGGGTGACGAAGGAGAACTCCTTCGTGTTCCAGATGATGATCTCCTCGGCGATACGC from Streptomyces tsukubensis encodes:
- a CDS encoding GNAT family N-acetyltransferase; its protein translation is MGMSVTISAAAEQDAEKILKLQYLCYQGEAELYNDYTLEPLTQSLDSIKAELTASQVLVARLGEEVVASVRATVDADGTAHIGKLVVHPRMQRHGLGGRLLDAIEQRLTTDGAAHRFQLFTGHRSDGNLRLYRKHGYEAVGSQRVDERLTLVTLSKETEPVAYVASA
- a CDS encoding sigma factor translates to MRPDRPGNPQPGRRRPRSMVNTGITRSTASTGITRITAITEPHDLISLISALRPLVAAEARAEATEAGAEPDDLEQAVWLRLLESPRAAAQPPADTAAWVRRAVRREVRAARRRGRREAGRAGKSGAEVAAEPKYPSLSADWLRTVRIAVGRLPGRCSRLVGALFSPDDLTYREIADELGMSQGSVGPERSRCLGCLRRMLTTEVANGEPWGKVRETPPADR
- a CDS encoding glycerophosphodiester phosphodiesterase, with product MLGAAVLGAGSAVVGLPGTARAESAVAHGGGRAGLPRPTIIAHRGTSGYRPEHTLGSYQLALDMGAHVIEQDLVPTKDGHLVCRHENDITATTDVSDHPEFASRKVTKKVDGASLTGWFTEDFTLAELKTLRAKERIPGVRQHNTLYDGRWEVPTYEEVLRWAEEQGRKRGRPVWLHTETKHPTYFRALGLGLEERLVKLVRRYGRHRADSPLFLQSFEPSSIQRLNRLVDAPGVVLLGGLTDRPWDFVQAGDPRTTADLIKPEGLRWIASYAKGIGPSLDLIIPRDASGALGKPSTLVRDAHAKGLLLHPYTMRNENTFLPADFRRGTDPNAYGDAFGAFKAYLSTGIDGLFSDNTDTALLAREDFLKH
- a CDS encoding lysophospholipid acyltransferase family protein, translating into MNPMCAQAVATSIVLTCTDLPSTPLTPEGPLSRFAFIKAVLGPIMRLMFRPRVEGIENIPGSGPVIVAGNHLTFIDSMILPIVCSRQVVFIGKDEYVTGKGLKGSLMAWFFTGVGMVPVDRDGANGGVAALMTGRRILEAGRVFAIYPEGTRSPDGRLYRGRTGIARLTLMTGAPVVPFAMIGTDKLQPGGSGLPRPGKVTIRFGEPMEFSRYEGMDRDRYVLRAVTDSVMTEVMRLSGQEYVDMYASKAKAA
- a CDS encoding MFS transporter, encoding MTGTQSRAVAPGTERGPGRWLALAVLVLAVLLVAVDATVLGLATPFISEDLKPSGTQLLWIGDVYSFVIAGLLVSMGSLGDRIGRKKLLLTGAVAFGAVSVLNAYATSPALMILARALLGVAGATLMPSTLALIRNIFHDPRERSLAVGVWGAMASAGTAVGPVVGGFLLEHFWWGSVFLINLPVMAVLVLVGIKLLPESKNPRPGPWDLISVGLSLIGMFGVVYAVKEAAAHGIGWQVVVSAVVGVGALVWFVRRQLTLPAPLLDMRLFRNRGFSGAVLADLLTILGLAGLVFFLSQYLQLVQGRAPLEAGLAELPAAVGSVVAGLLAGTVARRFSVRGTISGGLAAIGAALAAIIGLSQSTGYPMLGAILLVVGVGAGLSFTVTADVILSSVPKEQAGAASAVSETAYELGAALGIALLGSIVTGVYRDFTAPAGVPADVAAAAHESLGGAVESAHGLPGPLAHTMLDMAQNAFVDGLRIAAGAGAAVLLVTAVAAWFLLKGQRLEDGAKEADAAQH
- a CDS encoding TetR/AcrR family transcriptional regulator gives rise to the protein MSVDRDQVLRAAAELLTRRYGATMDEVAKAAGISRATLHRHFAGRDALVRALERLGIDECELALDAARLDEGGADEALRRLVERIEPAAGLLSFLITESQLFEPGEPRERWDRLDSRFAALFRRGQQEGVFRIDLTPAWLTEALYGLIGTCAWSVVDGRVAAKDFTHMIVELMLGGARRSVEP
- a CDS encoding HAD domain-containing protein translates to MKPLLLIDVDGPLNPFAAPSAPAGFTAHEMRPAGWGFPSPLRVLLDPRHGAELRGLSRWYEPVWATTWEDRANAWIGPRLGLPWLPYVQWPPDALAWAPAGTYWKTPAVVEYAAGRPFAWVDDEIGDPDRAWVRGHHPGAALLSRIDPSVGLVREDFVRLEEWGRARQG
- a CDS encoding aldo/keto reductase; translation: MSFARLAAATTPTARIGLGLAAVGRPGYLNLGRDRDLPEGRGVDAMRERTHALLDAAHAQGVRYVDTARSYGRAEEFLAQWLDARPDVADDIVVGSKWGYTYTADWRIDAEVHEAKDHALATYERQRAETAELLGDRLDLYQIHSVTPESPALTDKALHARLAELAAQGVTVGLSVSGPRQADAIRAALTVTVDGDPVFHTVQATYNALETSAGPALAEAHDAGLAVIVKEALANGRLAGPDTPGELAAVAKESALGADAVALAFVLRAPWAGVVLSGAATTAQLASHLHAPLADLDEERLGRLARLSEEPDAYWRTRSAMPWQ